AGTACACAGCAATGACAACAAGAAAAAATAAGTACgagaaaaatatatttgaagCTACATACCTGTGCTGTTAAGGGGGGAAATAAGATTGTGCTGTAGAAAGAGAGGTCTGGGAAACCAAGCAGAAGGCTACAGCAATACAAAAACTGTCCTGTTCAGGAGGTTATATCTGTGAACCCCTGGCATCATATTTGAATTATAAATGTAAAAGAATGGCAAGCCCTCTACCTCCCAATCCTAGATCAGACACAGGGGAGAAGTTACATCAGTGTATGCAATGTGTAAAACAATTTGATAGGGAAAGTTCTTTTACTATACATGaacggacccacacaggggagaagccatatcaatgcatggaatgtggaaaatgtTTCAGTCGCAGGGACAATCTACGGTCCCATctaaggatccacacaggggagaagccacataaatgcatggaatgtggagaaagcttcagtcgcagtggcaatctacggtcccatcaaaggaagcacacaggggagaagccatataaatgtatggaatgtggaaagagcttcagtgagagtggcactctacgttcccatctatggacgcacacaggggagaagccacataaatgcatggaatgtggagaaagcttcagtcgcaGTGGCAATTTACGTTCCCAtctaaggacccacacaggggagaagccatatctatgcatggaatgtggaaaatgcTTCAGTCGCAGGGGCATCctacattcccatcaaaggacgcacacaggggagaagccacataaatgcatggaatgcggagaaagcttcagtcgcaGTGGCAATTTACGTTCCCATCTAATGACCCACACAcgggagaaaccacataaatgcatagaatgtgggaaaagcttcagtTGGAGTGGcagtctacgttcccatcaaaggacgcacacaggggagaagccatataaatgcatggaatgtggagaaagcttcagtcagagtggccatctacggtcccatcaaaggatccacacaggggagaaaccacataaatgcatagaatgtggagaaagcttcagttgcaGTGGCACtctacattcccatcaaaggagccacacaggggagaagccacataaatgcatggaatgtggaaagtgcTTCAGTCAGAATAGCAATCTGTGTGCCCAtaaaaggatccacacaggggagaagccatataaatgtatggaatgtggagaaagcttcagtcagagtggccatctacggtcccatcaaaggatccacactggggaaaaaccacacaaatgcatggaatgtggagaaagcttcagtcggagtggccatctgcgttcccatcaaaggatccacacaggggagaaaccacataaatgcatggaatgtggagaaagcttcagtcggagtggccatctacggtcccatcaaaggatccacacaggggagaagccatataaatgcattgaatgtggaaaaagcttcagtcagagtggcaatctacgttcccatcaaaggatccacacaggggagaagccacataattgcatggaatgtggaaaaagcttcagtcagagtggctctctacgttcccatcaaaggactcacacaggggagaagccatataaatgcatggaatgtggaaagagcttcagtcagagttgccatctacggtcccatcaaaggactcacacaggggagaagccatagaAATGCATGGAacgtggaaagagcttcagtcgtgGTGACAGATTACATTCCCATctaagaacccacacaggggagaagccacatcaatgcaaagAACTCAGAGCAATATTCAGTTGCAGTGGACATTAGCGCTCCCTcagaggacccacacaggggagaagcatgatctccagacctttaaAAATTAGAATAGATCCCGCATTAGAAATAAAGCTATTGACTCTACTCTTTATTCCCATTTCAGTGAGAAATCCTACTCATACACTAGCTTCAGATTCTGCGCATTAGAAAAGGTAACCACACAACCCCATCAATACTGACTTCAGAGAGCGGCTTTTTGGATGTTCATGTTACATACCGTTTCCCCAGATGGGTTAAACGATAGAGTAGATCTCTCTTGTTTTCTGCAATTGACCTGTATCTTTACAAGGGGAGGCTTCTCCATGGGTTTTTGCTCGCACTTGAAAAACCTGCAGACTCACGGCTATGGAAAGTCCTTGAGCAGAGCCATTCACTCCTCTGGAGAAAGTAATAAGTAACAGGAACAATGATTGTTGAATCGAGTTAGTTAATTCCTTAGAAGAGATCAACTTAAATTGactataaatatgtgaaaggaagccacagggaggagggagcaagcttgttttctgcttccttggagactaggacgcggaacaatggcttcaaacttcaagagaggagatcccatctgaacattaggaagaact
This genomic interval from Anolis sagrei isolate rAnoSag1 chromosome 2, rAnoSag1.mat, whole genome shotgun sequence contains the following:
- the LOC137095991 gene encoding zinc finger protein 665-like, yielding MASPLPPNPRSDTGEKLHQCMQCVKQFDRESSFTIHERTHTGEKPYQCMECGKCFSRRDNLRSHLRIHTGEKPHKCMECGESFSRSGNLRSHQRKHTGEKPYKCMECGKSFSESGTLRSHLWTHTGEKPHKCMECGESFSRSGNLRSHLRTHTGEKPYLCMECGKCFSRRGILHSHQRTHTGEKPHKCMECGESFSRSGNLRSHLMTHTREKPHKCIECGKSFSWSGSLRSHQRTHTGEKPYKCMECGESFSQSGHLRSHQRIHTGEKPHKCIECGESFSCSGTLHSHQRSHTGEKPHKCMECGKCFSQNSNLCAHKRIHTGEKPYKCMECGESFSQSGHLRSHQRIHTGEKPHKCMECGESFSRSGHLRSHQRIHTGEKPHKCMECGESFSRSGHLRSHQRIHTGEKPYKCIECGKSFSQSGNLRSHQRIHTGEKPHNCMECGKSFSQSGSLRSHQRTHTGEKPYKCMECGKSFSQSCHLRSHQRTHTGEKP